A region from the uncultured Macellibacteroides sp. genome encodes:
- the ruvA gene encoding Holliday junction branch migration protein RuvA, which translates to MIEYLKGEIVELSPARMVMECGGVGYELNISLTTFSAYNGQKQGKIYVFEVIREDAHLLFGFSGKEERELFLLLTSVSGVGPNTARMILSSLPPSELVQTIATNNEAALKAVKGIGLKTAQRILVDLKNKVKVQGAVTEMIASGAGNGQVAEEAVAALVMLGFQKAASQKAVTSILRASPSIEVEKVIKEALRIL; encoded by the coding sequence ATGATTGAATATTTAAAAGGCGAAATTGTTGAGCTTTCTCCTGCCCGTATGGTGATGGAGTGTGGCGGTGTAGGGTATGAGTTGAATATATCATTAACTACGTTCAGTGCCTATAATGGGCAAAAACAAGGTAAAATTTATGTCTTCGAGGTAATCCGCGAAGACGCTCATTTGTTGTTCGGCTTCTCTGGCAAGGAGGAGCGTGAACTTTTTTTGTTACTAACAAGTGTCTCTGGCGTTGGTCCTAATACGGCCCGAATGATTTTGTCTTCTCTTCCTCCCTCCGAACTGGTTCAGACCATTGCTACGAATAATGAAGCAGCCCTTAAAGCCGTTAAAGGTATCGGACTTAAAACTGCACAGCGAATATTAGTGGATCTTAAGAATAAGGTAAAAGTGCAGGGTGCTGTTACCGAAATGATAGCTTCAGGCGCTGGAAACGGACAAGTGGCAGAAGAAGCGGTGGCTGCTTTGGTTATGCTTGGATTCCAAAAGGCTGCTTCACAAAAGGCTGTTACCTCCATATTAAGGGCATCTCCTTCTATTGAAGTTGAAAAGGTGATTAAAGAGGCACTTAGAATTCTCTGA
- the sprA gene encoding cell surface protein SprA, which translates to MKKGSHYILLISVLLFGAGLYSLNADYLTYTSSLPELTVLDEPIMEGDTIAPRYPVAKTVPEEYNDIVKKSPMDLRNPDNVKTTIEYDIKTNTYVVTTKLGDMELSTPMSLTPEEYQDYSLQESLRSYFRQKNEESYLEEMNKEFKITDMGFDLGPAEKIFGKGGVRVKTQGTAEIQMGLKSNKTDNPSLPQRSRNRTFFNFDEQVQLNVQANVGEKVNFGMNYNTETTFDYDSKKLKLAYEGTEDEIIKVLEAGNVSMNTSNSLIRGGSALFGIKTELQFGKLHVGALFSQQESESQTVSSKGGVQTKPYEFAADQYDENRHFFLSHYFRDTYDDAMSKLPYINSAVSISRAEVWITNKRSSYDQARNIVAFSDLAENNHISNPQFTPSGSLDIPYNGANSLYQQVVSGYPDARNISTVSQSFSGFIEGGVDYEKVESARKLDASEYTLNKQLGYISLKTQLQPDEVLAVAYEYTYRGSVYQVGEFATDNSVNTNNCLYVKLLKGTAMSPSSPFWDLMMKNVYSLGAYSVQKEKFKLDILYQSDTTGVYLQYLSEGNVKDKLLLRVMNLDRLDSKNENYPDGIFDFLEGYTMLSENGRVFFPVVEPFGAHLRKMIGNDAIANKYVYQELYDSTLTVARQITEKNKFLIKGEYKASSSSEIQLGASNVARGSVRVTAAGVTLQENVDYSVDYTSGIVTILNENIISSGTAVSVSLENQSTYSMQRKTMMGVDLNYEFNKNFNLGATIMHMSEMPLTTKTSFGEESVKNTLWGLNTSFKTESQWLTNLFDRLPLLTLTKPSQITLKAEFANLIAGHYENKYTGGYSYLDDFESTQTGIDLLNPYPWTLSSVPYNDAANSLFPEASLINNVDYGKNRALLAWYYIDGLFTRKNSSIAPNHIKNDLEQLSNHYVREVKTQELFPNKDLAYNENNTLSVLNLAYYPTERGPYNLDADQVNSDGKLAMPEKRWGGIMRKIEQSDFEAANIEYIEFWMLDPFIYNTNGDGGDLYFNLGEISEDILKDEKKYFENGLPIDGDETAVEQTVWGKVPKRQSTVYAFDNTQGARKLQDVGLNGLSSEEEKTFPTYQDYLTKLQGRLSGETLAEMTSDPFSPLNDPAGDDYHYYRGSDYDVQETDILKRYKRYNGLEGNSTASEDSPEKYDISARTIPDVEDINQDNTLNENEKYYQYKVSLRPKDLVVGSNYIVDTRDATVNLRNGKEETVRWYQFKIPVKNYDHKVGAINDFKTIRFMRMFMTDFKESTILRFGSFDLVRGEWRNYTQDLSNPKMPPVINATLDVSSVNIEENGDRTPVNYVLPPGISRMLDPSQPQLLQQNEQALSMKISNLAPSDARAVYKNTSYDLRQYKRMQLFVHAEKFINDVSNLSNGEMSVFIRLGSDYKNNYYEYEVPLSLTPHGNYSTYNESDQFTVWPSGNTMNFNFESLTDLKISRNRAKREGNNNVTFQTPYSEYDPDAPLNKITVVGNPSLSEVKTIMIGVRNNSKDIKSGEVWVNELRLTDFNEDGGWAANASMQIALSDFGTVNMGGRMETAGFGGLDQSVSERRMDDYSQYNMAANVELGKLFPEKAKVSIPLYYAYSKETTKPKYNPLDQDIMLQDALDAAETKHDRDSILSFSQDRTVIKSIALNNVKVDVRSKTPMPYDPANFSFGYSFNESNRKNPETEYETTKDYRANFNYTYSPYVKPFTPFKNIKDNKNTRYLKEFGLNYLPSNISFQSALMRNYYEQQLRDLNNLTGENNLPVSFSSTFYWDRAFSLRWDFTKNLNINFTSGTNSRIEEPNVQVNKELNPDQYQVWKDSVKQSISDMGKPMKYDQTFTAMYTLPFAMIPVMDWTTGSVSYNATYNWERGAEIDSLTEIGNTITNQRQIDFTGRFNLVTLYNKNSFLKKVNQKFTPSTRVATVNARGRRTPETKSKVEKDIQLSPDSTIKIRHSLSSKRVKVTARGADGKVYAIKFKPISTGEVEILNKDTALIKVSIVPGPDLSDELWYKVAERGSRFLMMLRSINIQYAVTDGMMLPGFSPGIGDFIGQGNTTTGTAPGLGFAFGSVRRSYIDEADANNWLIKNEDNVSPAIINHAKNFTLRATLEPIVGMKIDLNASRVDTRNTEVQYMYEGMPETYGGNFTMTTVAISTAFKRSKAIDGYASDAFNNFLANRSVIASRYEAAYGTMTYPDKGFLSGSALAGEPYDAEVGSISLNSTDVLIPAFLAAYTGKKTNKVSLSPFPTLSSLLPNWKITYDGLIRLGALSKYFKSVILNHQYRCSYSVGAFSSYLNWVDAEQDGLGFIRDVLTNNPTPSSPYEISAVSITEGFSPLIGVDVTFQNNITARSEYRSTRNLSLNISSYQLVEAVSDEYVIGFGYKLTEFNKVLKMKQTKDYSNDLTLRLDFSYRKNQSLIRKIEENFTQPTAGNIAKTIQLSADYGLSKTLTLRAFYDLQINEPLVSSASYPTSNSNYGISLRFSLAQ; encoded by the coding sequence ATGAAAAAAGGGAGCCACTACATATTACTTATATCCGTACTGTTATTCGGGGCCGGTCTTTATTCGCTGAATGCGGATTATCTGACCTATACCTCCTCGTTGCCAGAACTAACTGTGCTGGACGAACCGATCATGGAGGGCGATACGATTGCTCCCCGTTACCCGGTGGCGAAGACGGTTCCAGAGGAATATAACGATATTGTAAAGAAGTCTCCCATGGATTTGCGTAATCCTGATAACGTAAAGACAACAATTGAGTATGATATTAAAACCAATACCTATGTAGTAACAACGAAGTTAGGCGACATGGAGCTGAGTACTCCCATGTCTCTTACTCCGGAGGAATATCAGGATTATAGTCTGCAGGAATCTTTGCGGTCGTATTTCCGGCAAAAGAACGAAGAGAGTTACCTGGAAGAAATGAACAAGGAGTTCAAAATTACAGATATGGGTTTTGATCTTGGTCCGGCAGAAAAGATCTTTGGAAAGGGAGGGGTACGTGTAAAAACCCAAGGAACTGCAGAGATTCAGATGGGGCTTAAAAGTAACAAAACCGATAATCCATCTCTTCCGCAGCGCTCCCGTAACCGTACTTTCTTTAATTTCGACGAACAGGTTCAGCTAAATGTACAGGCTAACGTGGGCGAGAAGGTCAATTTTGGTATGAATTACAATACGGAAACTACGTTCGATTATGATTCGAAAAAGCTGAAGCTTGCTTACGAAGGTACAGAAGATGAAATTATTAAAGTACTGGAAGCCGGTAATGTAAGTATGAATACCTCCAATTCCTTAATTCGAGGAGGTTCTGCTTTGTTTGGTATTAAAACCGAATTGCAGTTCGGGAAATTACATGTGGGAGCCCTATTTTCACAGCAGGAGTCGGAATCGCAGACAGTATCTTCGAAAGGAGGCGTGCAAACTAAACCGTACGAGTTCGCGGCAGATCAGTACGATGAAAACCGACACTTCTTTCTCTCCCACTACTTCAGAGATACATACGACGATGCAATGTCTAAACTACCTTACATTAATTCGGCTGTTAGCATTAGTCGCGCTGAAGTGTGGATTACCAATAAGCGAAGTAGTTACGATCAGGCTCGCAATATTGTGGCTTTTTCCGATCTGGCAGAGAACAATCATATCAGTAATCCTCAGTTTACGCCTTCGGGCTCGCTCGATATTCCGTATAACGGGGCAAACTCTTTATATCAGCAGGTGGTGTCGGGTTATCCGGATGCAAGAAATATAAGTACTGTTTCGCAGTCCTTTTCCGGCTTTATAGAAGGGGGAGTCGATTATGAAAAGGTTGAAAGTGCTCGTAAACTGGACGCATCCGAATATACCCTGAACAAACAATTGGGATATATCTCGCTGAAAACCCAACTTCAACCGGATGAAGTGCTTGCTGTTGCTTACGAATATACGTACCGTGGATCAGTCTATCAGGTGGGAGAGTTCGCTACAGATAATTCAGTAAATACGAACAACTGTTTGTATGTAAAGTTGCTTAAAGGTACCGCCATGTCGCCCAGTTCTCCGTTTTGGGATCTGATGATGAAGAATGTTTATTCACTTGGTGCCTATTCAGTACAAAAGGAAAAGTTTAAACTGGATATTTTGTATCAGAGTGATACTACAGGCGTTTACCTGCAATATCTTTCTGAAGGAAATGTAAAAGATAAGCTGTTGTTGCGCGTAATGAACCTGGATCGCCTTGATTCAAAAAATGAAAATTATCCTGATGGTATATTCGACTTTCTGGAAGGATATACAATGCTGTCCGAAAATGGCCGGGTATTCTTTCCTGTAGTTGAACCTTTTGGGGCACATCTTCGTAAGATGATCGGTAACGATGCTATTGCAAATAAGTACGTGTATCAGGAATTATACGATTCTACGTTAACTGTTGCCCGTCAGATTACAGAGAAAAATAAATTTCTTATCAAAGGTGAATATAAGGCCTCTTCCAGTTCGGAGATACAATTGGGCGCAAGCAATGTGGCAAGGGGTTCGGTTCGTGTTACTGCCGCAGGGGTTACTCTTCAGGAAAATGTGGATTACTCTGTCGATTACACTTCCGGGATTGTTACCATCCTGAATGAAAATATAATATCCAGTGGAACTGCGGTAAGTGTCTCTCTTGAAAATCAGTCGACTTACAGTATGCAACGCAAAACGATGATGGGGGTTGATCTTAATTACGAGTTTAATAAGAACTTCAACCTGGGTGCAACCATTATGCATATGTCTGAGATGCCTCTGACTACCAAAACTTCGTTTGGAGAGGAATCTGTCAAGAATACCTTGTGGGGATTAAATACCTCGTTCAAAACAGAATCACAATGGTTAACCAACCTCTTTGATCGATTGCCCTTGCTTACACTAACAAAGCCTTCCCAGATAACTTTGAAAGCAGAATTTGCTAACTTAATTGCTGGTCATTACGAAAATAAATATACTGGAGGATATTCCTATCTGGACGATTTCGAGTCAACGCAAACAGGTATCGATTTGCTTAATCCTTATCCGTGGACTTTATCCAGTGTGCCATACAATGATGCAGCCAACTCTTTATTCCCGGAAGCTTCGCTAATTAATAACGTTGATTATGGAAAGAACCGTGCTTTGCTTGCCTGGTATTATATTGACGGACTGTTTACGCGAAAGAATTCTTCAATCGCACCCAATCATATAAAAAACGATTTGGAACAGTTGTCAAATCATTATGTGCGCGAAGTAAAAACCCAGGAGCTATTTCCTAACAAGGATCTTGCGTATAATGAAAATAACACTTTGTCGGTCTTGAACCTGGCTTATTATCCAACGGAACGTGGTCCGTACAATCTGGATGCAGACCAGGTCAACAGTGATGGAAAGTTGGCTATGCCCGAAAAACGCTGGGGAGGGATCATGCGTAAAATAGAACAAAGCGATTTCGAAGCAGCCAATATAGAATACATTGAGTTCTGGATGTTGGATCCCTTTATCTATAATACCAACGGCGATGGCGGCGATCTGTATTTTAATCTGGGTGAAATCTCAGAAGATATATTAAAAGACGAAAAGAAGTATTTTGAGAATGGTCTTCCTATCGATGGAGATGAGACGGCTGTTGAGCAAACTGTATGGGGTAAAGTGCCCAAACGCCAGTCTACTGTTTATGCTTTTGATAACACTCAAGGAGCCCGTAAACTTCAGGATGTTGGTCTCAATGGGTTGTCGTCCGAAGAAGAAAAAACATTCCCTACCTATCAGGACTATCTTACCAAGCTACAAGGCCGTCTTTCTGGCGAAACACTTGCTGAAATGACATCAGATCCCTTTTCGCCACTTAACGACCCAGCCGGGGATGATTATCATTACTACCGGGGATCAGATTACGATGTGCAGGAGACTGATATTTTAAAACGTTATAAACGCTACAATGGGCTGGAGGGTAACTCTACGGCTTCGGAAGATTCTCCTGAAAAGTATGATATATCTGCCCGTACAATTCCAGATGTGGAAGATATTAATCAGGATAACACCCTGAATGAAAATGAAAAATATTATCAGTATAAAGTGTCTTTGCGTCCGAAAGATCTGGTTGTTGGTAGTAACTATATTGTAGATACCCGCGATGCAACTGTAAATCTTCGTAACGGAAAAGAGGAAACTGTTCGATGGTATCAGTTTAAAATTCCTGTAAAGAATTACGATCATAAGGTCGGGGCGATCAACGACTTTAAGACAATCCGGTTTATGCGTATGTTTATGACGGATTTTAAGGAAAGTACTATTTTGCGTTTTGGTTCTTTCGATTTGGTTAGGGGAGAGTGGCGTAATTATACGCAGGATTTGTCTAATCCCAAAATGCCGCCGGTAATCAATGCAACCCTCGATGTTTCGTCTGTAAATATAGAAGAGAATGGCGACCGTACTCCTGTTAATTATGTATTACCTCCAGGTATCAGCCGGATGTTGGACCCAAGTCAGCCACAGCTTCTCCAGCAAAACGAGCAGGCATTGTCCATGAAGATATCTAATCTGGCTCCGTCGGATGCCCGGGCAGTATATAAGAACACTTCTTACGATTTAAGACAATACAAGCGAATGCAGCTTTTCGTACATGCCGAAAAGTTTATTAATGATGTTTCCAATCTTTCTAATGGAGAGATGTCAGTGTTTATACGACTGGGATCAGATTATAAAAATAATTACTACGAATATGAAGTTCCTCTTTCGCTGACACCGCATGGGAATTACAGCACATACAACGAAAGTGATCAGTTTACTGTATGGCCTTCGGGTAATACTATGAACTTTAATTTTGAATCGTTGACGGATTTGAAGATTAGCAGAAACAGAGCCAAGAGAGAAGGTAATAACAATGTTACTTTCCAGACACCATATTCTGAATACGATCCCGATGCCCCGCTTAATAAAATAACTGTGGTTGGTAATCCTTCTTTGTCTGAGGTAAAAACCATCATGATTGGTGTGCGCAACAATTCGAAAGATATTAAGAGTGGCGAGGTTTGGGTAAATGAGTTGCGACTTACCGATTTTAACGAAGATGGAGGCTGGGCTGCCAATGCCAGCATGCAGATTGCTCTTTCTGACTTTGGAACTGTAAATATGGGAGGCCGTATGGAAACTGCTGGATTTGGAGGGTTAGACCAATCAGTGTCCGAACGCCGTATGGATGACTATTCGCAATATAATATGGCTGCGAATGTGGAACTTGGAAAGCTATTTCCCGAAAAGGCGAAGGTCAGTATTCCATTATATTATGCCTATTCAAAAGAAACCACTAAGCCCAAATATAATCCGCTGGATCAGGATATCATGTTGCAGGATGCGTTGGATGCTGCGGAAACAAAACACGACAGAGATTCAATTTTAAGTTTTTCGCAGGATAGGACTGTTATTAAGAGTATAGCCCTTAATAATGTGAAGGTGGATGTGCGTAGTAAAACACCTATGCCTTACGACCCGGCAAACTTTTCATTTGGTTACTCGTTTAATGAGTCAAATAGGAAGAATCCTGAAACGGAGTATGAAACAACGAAAGATTACCGGGCTAATTTTAATTATACATATTCTCCTTACGTTAAGCCGTTTACTCCTTTTAAAAATATAAAGGATAATAAAAACACGCGCTATCTGAAGGAGTTTGGATTGAATTATCTGCCCTCAAACATCTCATTTCAGTCGGCATTGATGCGTAATTACTATGAACAGCAATTGCGCGATTTAAATAATCTAACCGGAGAGAATAACTTGCCTGTTTCATTTAGTTCCACATTCTATTGGGACAGAGCTTTTAGTCTGCGTTGGGATTTCACTAAAAACCTCAACATTAATTTCACATCAGGAACAAATTCCCGGATCGAAGAACCAAATGTGCAGGTAAACAAAGAGCTGAATCCTGATCAATATCAGGTGTGGAAAGACTCCGTGAAACAAAGTATTTCTGATATGGGTAAGCCCATGAAGTATGATCAGACTTTTACTGCTATGTATACTTTGCCATTTGCAATGATCCCTGTAATGGATTGGACCACTGGTTCCGTATCCTATAATGCAACCTATAATTGGGAAAGAGGAGCGGAAATAGATTCACTTACAGAAATTGGAAACACAATTACCAATCAGCGTCAGATTGATTTTACGGGTCGCTTTAATTTAGTTACTCTTTATAACAAGAACAGCTTTCTGAAGAAAGTTAATCAGAAGTTCACTCCTTCAACACGTGTTGCTACAGTCAATGCCAGAGGAAGACGTACCCCGGAAACGAAATCTAAAGTTGAGAAAGATATACAGCTTAGTCCGGACAGTACAATTAAAATAAGACATAGCCTTTCGTCCAAGAGAGTTAAGGTTACAGCCCGGGGAGCTGATGGGAAAGTATATGCTATAAAATTTAAGCCGATAAGTACCGGAGAAGTGGAAATACTTAATAAGGATACAGCTTTAATAAAAGTGTCGATAGTTCCCGGACCGGATTTGTCGGATGAACTTTGGTACAAGGTGGCCGAAAGAGGAAGCCGCTTCCTTATGATGCTTCGAAGCATTAATATTCAGTACGCAGTAACAGATGGTATGATGTTGCCCGGATTTAGCCCGGGCATAGGCGATTTTATTGGTCAGGGGAATACCACAACAGGAACTGCCCCCGGACTGGGATTCGCTTTTGGGTCGGTACGCCGTAGTTATATTGATGAAGCGGATGCTAATAACTGGCTTATTAAAAATGAAGATAATGTCTCTCCTGCCATTATTAATCATGCAAAAAACTTTACTTTGCGTGCTACGCTCGAACCTATAGTGGGCATGAAAATTGATTTGAATGCCAGCAGAGTAGATACGCGTAATACAGAAGTTCAGTATATGTATGAAGGTATGCCTGAAACATATGGAGGGAATTTTACAATGACTACCGTGGCTATTTCTACCGCTTTTAAACGTTCCAAAGCGATTGACGGGTATGCGTCGGATGCCTTCAATAACTTCCTTGCCAACCGGAGTGTTATAGCATCTCGATACGAGGCAGCTTATGGTACTATGACATATCCGGACAAAGGATTTTTATCGGGGTCAGCATTAGCCGGTGAACCATATGATGCTGAAGTTGGCAGTATTAGTCTGAATTCAACCGACGTTCTTATTCCTGCATTTCTGGCTGCATATACAGGTAAAAAAACAAATAAAGTATCTTTATCGCCTTTCCCCACACTCTCCAGTTTGTTACCCAACTGGAAAATAACCTACGACGGTCTCATCCGTTTAGGGGCATTAAGTAAATACTTTAAAAGTGTCATATTAAATCATCAGTATAGGTGTTCCTACAGTGTGGGGGCTTTCTCTTCATACCTGAATTGGGTAGATGCAGAACAGGACGGCTTAGGGTTTATTCGCGACGTGCTTACAAATAATCCAACGCCTTCTTCGCCCTATGAGATATCGGCAGTAAGTATTACAGAGGGATTCAGCCCTCTTATTGGGGTAGATGTTACTTTTCAAAATAATATAACTGCCCGTTCGGAATATCGTTCTACGCGTAACCTTAGTTTGAATATTTCATCTTACCAGTTAGTCGAAGCCGTTTCAGATGAATATGTAATAGGTTTTGGCTACAAACTTACTGAGTTTAATAAAGTGCTTAAAATGAAACAAACGAAAGATTACAGTAATGATCTAACGCTTCGACTTGATTTCTCTTATCGGAAAAACCAGTCCCTTATCCGTAAAATAGAAGAGAATTTCACTCAGCCCACCGCTGGTAATATTGCTAAAACGATACAACTTTCGGCAGATTATGGCTTGAGTAAAACGCTTACATTACGTGCATTTTACGATTTACAGATTAACGAACCACTGGTATCATCGGCTTCATATCCTACTTCGAACTCAAATTACGGAATAAGCCTTCGTTTTTCACTGGCACAGTAA